The Tessaracoccus timonensis sequence GCGTGGATAGCGCGGGAATCGAGCGTGCGCCACTTCCCGTCATCGACGGCTTGGACGCGGTTGGCGATCACGACGTGCGTGTGGAGTTGCGGATCCGCGGCGCGGGAATCGTAATGATCGTAGGCGGTCGCAATCACACCCCGCACGTCGACTTGCGCGACAGCTCCGCGCGGCCCTTTCGCGCCGACCCTGGTCATCGCGACGTCGCGCTCAAGCAGGGCGATCACGTCTCGGATCGCGGCGTGATGGGCTTGAGCGACGAGTGCCTGAGTTCCGCCATCGGCAACTGCCCAGAGGGTCGACACGGACTTCGGCACCGAGAACGTGAGGTCGAACCCCGCGACCGGCGCATTGGTCGGCTTCTGTGCCTCCTCCGCCTCGATCAGCGCTTGCTGCGCGGCACGCTCACCTGCGGTGAGGGACTTCGGGAGCTGATCGAGGCGGCGCTGCGTCCGCTCGCCCGCGGTCGCGAACTTCCGGTACGGGCGCCCCAGTTGCTCGCCACTGTTCGGATCCTGCCCGTGCCCCATGAGGCGCCGTAACTGCTCCTCGCTCACCGAGGCACCGACGGCGATCTCTCCGGCGAGTCCTGGGAGGCCGGCCCCGAGCCAGATGCCGGGAGGCGTTCCTGCTTCAAGGTAGTACCTTGTCAGCGCTGACGACGCATCGCGATCCCCGTCGCCAGCGACAACTGCGTTCAGCAGGTACCGGTACCCGTCCCCAGCGGTCATGACCCTGATCGAAATCGTCACACTGGGCAGGTGCGCCGCAGATCTTGGGATCTACCCTCGGAAGGCGGAGAGCGCGATGTTTGCGTCAATGCAGGGAGATAGCGAAGAGCGCGCTTCAACGGAGATGCTCGAATGGGTCCACGACGGATTGGAGTCCGTGGTCGCGGCAGACGTAGATGATTCGCACGCCGTACCCGTCGGCGCCGCTCGGCTCGGGGTCGCATTCTGCGCGGCAGACGTTACAGAGCCGGTACTCGTTGCTCCCCCAGACCGTGACCTCGATATCGTCGGGGATCTCCATTCCGTCGAACTCCATATGCGGAGGTTAGCTGTCGCGGATTGAGTCGGGTCAAGATGCGGCACCGATGCTAAACCGCCGTTACCTATGGTCATCGCGCCGGTCGCGCACTCGACGCTTAGTTCTTGAGGTACTCGAGGACGGCGATGACGCGCTTGTTCCCTGTGCGCTCGTTAAGGTCGAGCATGGTGAAGATGCTGCTGATGTGCCGTTCCGCGATCGCGACGCGACATACACACGGTCCCTGATTTGCTCGTTTGTGAGCCCCGTAGCCATGAGCGAATCGTCAGTATCGCGGAGGAGGTGCTGCGGGAGCGGGAAAGGATTGACCTTACTGACGCAGAGACCCAAAGTGCGAGCATCCCTCATCGCTTTGATGCCAGCCCTTCAACCATTGCAACTAACCCGAACTCGAAATCTAGGTCTTGATCGACAGGCTCACATCCGTTGTCGAGCGCTGTTTGTTCTTCTAGTACGAAACCGACCGTATAGCGGCTGATAGCCATGAGAGCTCGGACCGCAGAGCCCTCAGCGAATCCTTCGGACACGAGAAACTCGATCTGACTTTCGGGGGCATCCGAGCCCGCTGGCATCTGGTCACTCTTTTGACGGTGAAACTCTGCGTGCAGCCGTGCTCCATCCCGGACTGCCAGAAGCGCTGTCCGGAAGCTCCGCGCGTTGCGCAGGAGAAAGTCGTCCCAGCGCTCCCCTGACTCTGGGAGTGAGGCGTGGTGTTCGCGATCAAGCACATCAGCTGCGAGCGATCCGAGCAGGTGGGCCTTTGTCCGAAAGTGCCAGTAGAGCGCTGGCTGCTGCACCCGCAGATGCGCAGCCAGCGCCCGCGTGGTGAAACCGTCGATCCCCGTGTTATTGAGCACATGCCTCGCACCGCGCAAGACTGCTGCACGATCGAGTCGCGCTTGTTTCTGAGCCATGCTTGCACTTTATCATCGATAACTTTATCGTTGATAAGGTGTCATTTCTCACTTCCGCTCGTGGCTCGTTGGCCACGGTCCTCATCACGGCTAGCCTCGACGCCGCCGGCATGGGCCTGGTGATGCCGATTCTTCCCGCACTGCTACACGAGGCAGGGGTCACCGCTGATGCGGTTCCGCTGAACGTCGGAGTGCTGATCGCGCTCTACGCGGTAATGCAGTTCATCTTTGCCCCCGTACTGGGAACGCTGTCGGACCGATTCGGCCGCCGCCGGGTGCTGCTTGTTTCCCTAGCCGGTGCGACCGTCGACTATCTCGTGCTCGCCACGACGTCCGCTCTGTCGGTGTTCTATATCGCCCGCGCAGTGGCTGGGATAACCGGAGCGACCAATACGGTCACCGCCACCGTGATCGCCGACATCACGCCACCCCACCAGCGCGCCAAGCGTTTCGGTTTACTCAGTGCCTGCTATGGCGGCGGAATGATCGCGGGGCCAGCCATGGGTGGACTGTTCGGTGCCATCTCGCCACATCTGCCGTTTTTGCTCGCTGCTCTTCTCTCAGCGAGCAATCTGGCACTCACCTTTATCCTGTTACGCGAGACCCGTCC is a genomic window containing:
- the mobF gene encoding MobF family relaxase; this encodes MTAGDGYRYLLNAVVAGDGDRDASSALTRYYLEAGTPPGIWLGAGLPGLAGEIAVGASVSEEQLRRLMGHGQDPNSGEQLGRPYRKFATAGERTQRRLDQLPKSLTAGERAAQQALIEAEEAQKPTNAPVAGFDLTFSVPKSVSTLWAVADGGTQALVAQAHHAAIRDVIALLERDVAMTRVGAKGPRGAVAQVDVRGVIATAYDHYDSRAADPQLHTHVVIANRVQAVDDGKWRTLDSRAIHAAVTGLSEHYNAVLSDHLTQILGVGWEARDRGAGRSTAWEIVGVPQELMDEFSSRTRDIEQVKDRLVDEYVSKHGRQPSPKLVWQFRQQATLETRPPKQQHSLSDLTSQWRERATTLLGEDAPTWASALLAGSEQEPLLRADDIPLEDLEQVAEVVVQQVGDRRATWKRWNLHAEAIRQTMDLRFASANDRDAITQQIVDAAERVSLRLTPPELATALLQKS
- a CDS encoding TetR/AcrR family transcriptional regulator C-terminal domain-containing protein encodes the protein MAQKQARLDRAAVLRGARHVLNNTGIDGFTTRALAAHLRVQQPALYWHFRTKAHLLGSLAADVLDREHHASLPESGERWDDFLLRNARSFRTALLAVRDGARLHAEFHRQKSDQMPAGSDAPESQIEFLVSEGFAEGSAVRALMAISRYTVGFVLEEQTALDNGCEPVDQDLDFEFGLVAMVEGLASKR